In Armatimonadota bacterium, the genomic stretch CTCCACCGTCCAGCCACCATTTGCGTCGACCCGCAAGATCGAACCAAACGGAGCAGATGCCTCCTTTGCAGCTAAGAAATGCTCTTTGTCGTGCGCCCGCCCTTCCGGCGAGCCCAGCTTGATCTTCAGGCACTTCGCACCGGTGCGTCGCAGGATATCAGGAACTCGTTCGAGAGTCACCGCCGGAGGATTGATGCCAATGGTAACACTCGTGGGAACAGACTTCTTCTCAAGTCCCAATAGCTCGTAGAGCGGTTTGCCCGCCTTATTGGCGCGCAAGTCCCAAAGGGCAATATCAAGCGCCGCCATCGCCGGTGGATCGACCTCAGCGGCGAGCATCGCCTCCCAAGTCTCCTCGGGCTCCAACGAGAATCCTGAAGCGCAGAAAGCTGACAGCTGCCCAAGAGCCCGTTCCGCCGTCCATGCCTTTCCAGTCGCTGGAGCATGTTCGCCGAGACCGACAACTCCTCCGTCTTCAACCGAAACAAACAAGTTATCAGAAGAGGCCATCGTTCCTCGGCTGATCGCCAGCGGATACAGCTTAGGAAGGGTCAAAATGTTAAAAGTCACTTTCATTCGGTTGGTCTCCAGATATCTCCTACGCGGCTGATTTGGCGCTCTTCAACAAGTTCTTGCTTTGGTCCGTAAGGATGCCCGCCGAAGCCGTGACGCATCATCGCGATTCCCTTTGCCCAGTCCTTTTGGTTGTCTCGACTTGTGAAAAGTTGCATCACGGACTGTGCGATGACTGGAATGGGAACTTCCATTCTCATTGCGTCTGAAATCAGCCAGTTCACCTCCCCAGTATCTTCAATGTAACCGGGGACTTCCGAAAGTCCGTCCTTCGCCAAGTACTGCTCGTGCAACAAGTCAACGAGCCATGAGCGCACCACCGACCCATTTCGCCAGCAGGAAAGAACGTCCGCCACAGGGAGCTTCTGGTCAAACTTTTCGAGCAAATCTAGTCCTTCGCCGATTGCTTGGAGCATTCCAAACTCGATACCGTTATGGACCAGCTTCACATAGTGACCTGCGCCTGGTCCGCCCGCGCGAACGTATCCTCCTTCACAAGCGAGGTCGAGCAGAATGGGTTCGACCGCGTCGAGAGCAGAGTCATCTCCGCCGACCATAAAGCAAGCTCCCTGGCGCGCGCCTCCAACTCCGCCGCTAGTACCTAGATCGACAAATCGAAGACCTTGCGAAGCAAGTCTCTCGTGCCGACGAATCGAGTCTCCCCAATACGAGTTTCCACCGTCGACAATAATGTCTCCAGGTGACAACACAGCTGCGAGACGATCCAGCATCGCATCGATGGCGGGTCCCGCATGGATATAAACAAACACGATTCGCGGACCTGACAGCGACTGCAAGCCGTCAAGTGACGGGAAATAGTCGATCCCGCGTTCGATCAAATCTTCTGAAGCGGGTTCCAGGTCAACCCCAACTACCCGATAACCTTTTCCCAGAGCCTGCCAAGCGAGCCCTCCACCGATTCGGCCCAACCCAACAACTCCGAACTCCTTCACCCTTCTATTTTGCCTGGTTGCAACCTTCTGACGGGGCAAAACGTTGTAGACAGGTACCCTTAACGTTCCCCGGAGACCTATGGTTCAGCTACTCGAATGGTTCAGACATCTGGATAAACACCTCGTCGAGCTCATCGCTCAGTATGG encodes the following:
- a CDS encoding dipeptide epimerase — translated: MKVTFNILTLPKLYPLAISRGTMASSDNLFVSVEDGGVVGLGEHAPATGKAWTAERALGQLSAFCASGFSLEPEETWEAMLAAEVDPPAMAALDIALWDLRANKAGKPLYELLGLEKKSVPTSVTIGINPPAVTLERVPDILRRTGAKCLKIKLGSPEGRAHDKEHFLAAKEASAPFGSILRVDANGGWTVEEAIEMISWLKSHGVDYVEQPLVEGGEDGLLELFRNRELPLFIDESCRWASDVAKWADRVDGVNLKLMKCGGVTEALRIVAEAKRHNLKTMIGCMSESSVAIAAGAAMGALFDHIDLDSHLNLNPDPASGAPIVNGVIVPLDVPGHGASLND
- a CDS encoding NADP-dependent phosphogluconate dehydrogenase yields the protein MKEFGVVGLGRIGGGLAWQALGKGYRVVGVDLEPASEDLIERGIDYFPSLDGLQSLSGPRIVFVYIHAGPAIDAMLDRLAAVLSPGDIIVDGGNSYWGDSIRRHERLASQGLRFVDLGTSGGVGGARQGACFMVGGDDSALDAVEPILLDLACEGGYVRAGGPGAGHYVKLVHNGIEFGMLQAIGEGLDLLEKFDQKLPVADVLSCWRNGSVVRSWLVDLLHEQYLAKDGLSEVPGYIEDTGEVNWLISDAMRMEVPIPVIAQSVMQLFTSRDNQKDWAKGIAMMRHGFGGHPYGPKQELVEERQISRVGDIWRPTE